In the genome of Rhodothermales bacterium, the window TGTGTCTCTTGACGGCGACCAGGCTGCAGGCGAGGGTTGAGTTAACGTCGCCGACAACCACGACCAGGTCCACGTGCTCACGGTCCAGCACCGTTTCGAATTCCTGCATGATCCGCGCGGTCTGGACGGCGTGCGATCCTCCACCGATACCGAGGTAGATGTCGGGTTCCGGGAGCTCCATCTGCCGAAAGAAGATCTCGCTCATGCGCTCGTCGTAGTGCTGTCCGGTGTGGACCAGCACAGGGTCAAATTGGGGGTCTTTCGCCAGCTGCCGATGAATCGGACCGATCTTCATAAAGTTCGGTCGGGCTCCGACGACGTTCAGGATACGCATGCGGTACTAAAGCAGGATGGTGGTGACGGTCGTTCCGCGTGGACGGACCCTGTCGGGCGTGGCGCTACGAGCGACCATGGGCCGCGAAACCGGTCGACGCGTCGTTGCGGGTGGCTCAATGATACGTTGCGTGCAGGTTTTCGTATCGGTGAAAAGGCGTAAAAGTATACAGGTGCCGTTTGATCGCACTATATGACGACCCTCAAGTCCCGATCGATGCCACGGCACATCGGAACCGCTTTCAAGGAATCTTATCTTCAATCGAGGCCGGATTGTACGGCCGAATATGTACTATTCGCAGGATCGGTCCTCGTTCAGTCTTTCATCCGTCGTGGAGGAGTTTCCAATGAGATTTATTGCGTTGCTTGGAATGATGGTCATGCTGTCGTCGTGCGTGGACCAGTACTCCGATTCTTCCGTGACGG includes:
- a CDS encoding UDP-N-acetylglucosamine 2-epimerase (non-hydrolyzing), translating into MRILNVVGARPNFMKIGPIHRQLAKDPQFDPVLVHTGQHYDERMSEIFFRQMELPEPDIYLGIGGGSHAVQTARIMQEFETVLDREHVDLVVVVGDVNSTLACSLVAVKRHIPVAHIEAGLRSRDRTMPEEINRIVTDSISDYLFVTEQSGIDNLRAEGVPDARVFFVGNVMIDSLVHFMPRARESSVAAKYELAAGAFVLMTMHRP